From Ipomoea triloba cultivar NCNSP0323 chromosome 5, ASM357664v1, the proteins below share one genomic window:
- the LOC116020006 gene encoding ras-related protein RABC1-like, producing the protein MESSPSSSSPEFDYLFKLLLIGDSGVGKSSLLLSFTSDTFEDLSPTIGVDFKVKYVTLGGKRLKLAIWDTAGQERFRTLTSSYYRGAQGVIMVYDVTRRETFTNLSDIWAKEIDLYSTNQDCIKMLVGNKVDKESERVVSKKEGIDFAREYGCLFIECSAKTRTNVEQCFEELVLKILDTPSLLSEGSASVKKSNIFKQKPPETDAASGCC; encoded by the exons ATGGAATCATCTCCGTCGTCGTCGTCGCCGGAGTTCGATTACTTGTTCAAGCTGTTGTTGATAGGGGATTCGGGCGTTGGGAAGAGCAGTTTGCTGCTCAGTTTCACTTCAGATACCTTTGAAGACCTTTCTCCTACCATTG GTGTAGATTTTAAAGTGAAATATGTTACTCTTGGAGGGAAAAGGCTAAAGCTCGCAATTTGGGATACAG CTGGGCAAGAAAGATTTAGGACTCTTACAAGTTCATATTACCGAGGAGCTCAAGGAGTCATCATGG TTTATGATGTAACACGGCGGGAAACATTTACAAATCTCTCTGATATATGGGCAAAAGAAATTGACCTGTACTCCACAAACCAAGACTGCATCAAGATGCTTGTGGGAAACAAAGTAGATAAG GAAAGTGAAAGAGTTGTCAGCAAAAAAGAAGGAATTGACTTTGCAAGGGAGTATGGATGCCTTTTCATTGAATGTAGTGCAAAGACTAGGACTAATGTGGAGCAGTGCTTTGAGGAACTTGTTTTGAAG ATTTTGGATACGCCTAGTCTCTTATCTGAAGGATCAGCGAGTGTGAAGAAGAGTAACATCTTTAAACAGAAACCACCGGAGACTGATGCTGCTAGTGGCTGTTGCTAA
- the LOC116020973 gene encoding uncharacterized protein LOC116020973: protein MAIISDEDIHLSQMVRNFIELDDSSSSSSSFPCANNNPSDYWTLQVEFFDQNPTTFLSLQETLESVTDSEAEILGKILFYWREVRNLEAEKLRKWIVSRLRMDDYEASLCTTSWVTTFGRPSAFRFRDCYEYIDVMMKSDSNGGESLRLIVDTDFRSQFELGRPTQAYKELSNSLPTIFVGTEDKLHSIISLLCAAAKQSLKENGLHVPPWRKASYMHSKWLSENCKKSSFSPLCT, encoded by the exons atggcAATTATCTCAGATGAAGATATACATCTATCTCAGATGGTCAGAAACTTCATAGAATTGGAtgattcttcatcatcatcatcatctttccCATGCGCCAACAATAATCCTTCTGATTATTGGACCCTTCAAGTTGAATTCTTCGACCAAAACCCCACCACCTTTCTCTCTCTGCAG gaAACTCTTGAGAGTGTCACAGATTCAGAGGCGGAGATTCTTGGGAAAATCTTGTTTTATTGGAGAGAAGTGAGGAATTTGGAGGCTGAGAAGCTGAGGAAATGGATAGTAAGCAGATTGAGAATGGATGACTATGAAGCTTCCCTATGTACAACTTCTTGGGTCACTACTTTTGGTCGCCCTTCAG CATTTCGATTCAGGGATTGTTATGAGTACATTGATGTGATGATGAAGAGTGATAGCAATGGGGGTGAGAGTTTGAGGCTAATAGTGGACACAGATTTCAGGTCACAATTTGAGTTGGGAAGGCCAACACAGGCCTACAAAGAACTCTCAAACTCTCTCCCTACCATTTTTGTTGGGACTGAGGACAAACTCCACAGCATCATCTCCTTGCTATGTGCAGCTGCCAAACAGTCCTTGAAAGAGAATGGCCTTCATGTACCTCCATGGAGAAAAGCTTCTTACATGCACTCCAAATGGCTGTCTGAAAATTGCAAAAAATCTTCCTTCTCACCCCTTTGCACATGA